From the Paenibacillus sp. MMS20-IR301 genome, the window TAATGGAACGGCCGGCAGCGATCTGGTCTACTCGTTAATCGGTGCCGCAGTCATCGTAGCCATCTTTGCTCCGATCACGGTGCGCGCATATATGCGCCGTACGTAATCCGCATTACTGAAAGACGCTAACGGATGTAGAAATACATCGGGTTAGCGTCTTTTGTGCAAATATAAGAATTTATATGTTTCACACCATAACTTATCCTTCTATTTCTTGCTGAAACGGGGCTGTCCCAAAAGCCATGAAATGGCTGCTTGGGACAGCTCTTTATTTTGTAGTAACATCAACATGGGCACTTGGGTGGACGCTCCGCGAACGGACCGTTGTTCCAATCGCTGTTGTCCCCAGATTTTATTGATTCCCCTTAGCGGTGAAAATCCGGGGACAAAGGCGACCGCTGCCGCTTTTCCACAATCGTTCCGTCCTCTCCGCTGTTTAAGCGGTAAACGCATATCCTCAATCTTTAAAAAATGTAAAAAAAGAAACCACTCTTTAGTAAAATGGAGGTACCACCCAACCATTTCAACTCATAGGAGGAGTTTCTTTGTACTTTCAATATACCATGGACCAACTTTGCTTGCTGATGGATCCGGAAGAAGACATTCCGGAACATCATCTCGATCGCGCTCGTTAACGCAGCCGTCAATCGGCTGGACGATTCCCCCTTTGACGCTGCCTATCCCGGTGGCGGCCGTGACAGCTACCACCCAAAAATGCTCACCAAAGTCATTATCTACGCATACACTCAGCGAATATATTCGTCTCGCCAAATCGCCAAAGCGGTACGGGAGAGCGTTCCCTTCATGTGACTGTCCGGACGGCAGCAACCTGACTTCCGTACCCTTAATCGCTTCCGTTCCCAGCGAATGAAAGATGTTCTTGAAACGGTATTTACAGCCTTGCTTCAGTTTTTGGCTGACGAAAAATACGTTTCTCTGAAGCATTACTTTGTGGACGGAACCAAATTTGCGGCTAACGCCAATCGCTATACCTTGGTGTGGGGCAAAGCCGTTAGTAAGCATAAGGCCAAACTGCAAGAAAAGGTGCATGCATTGTTTGAGGGAGAACCACATTCGTAATGGTCAACTCAAACCGGGTTACAATGTACAAATCGGAACGGAAAACCAGTTTATTCTGGCCTAAAGCCTCCATCCAAGAATGACCGACACCCGCTGCTTTCAGCCGCACATGGAAAAGTCGCGGCAGATCTTCGGGAAACTCCCGCAAACGGTAATTGCGGACGCAGGTTATAGTAGTGAAGAAAACTATGCCTATCTGGAAAAAGAAAAGATTCAGTCGGTAGTGAAATACGGCAGCTACCACAAAGAAAAGAGTAGAGCGTAGAAAGAAAACATCGGAAAGATTGAGAACTGGACGTACACCGAAGCTGATGATACATGGACATGCCCAGCCGGACAAACGCTGCATTTTCGCAAAGAAAGCAAGAAATCCTAGAGAGTGGATATGAAATTTGGAAACGTCATTACCTAAGTAACTTCTGTGAGGGCTGCCCTCTGAAGGAGCGTAACCTACTTTTGGGACAGCCCCAGCCGTTTCTGTTTGTTTTGGCAGGAAATGACGGATCAAATGTTGAATTGCAAGTTACAGGTGCTATGCTAAGGGACTACCGCTCATGCTATAACTGTATTTTGTACAACTATAACGCTTCATTCCTGCGCAGGAATATTTTTAATTGCACTTTGTACACTTATAAATGGCTTCTTAGCTGTGAAAGAATAATTTCCCTATTTTTAATTGTACTGAATACAGTTATCCCTAGACATGTGGTTTTTCGCTTGCGTTTAATTGCACAAAATACAATTACAATGCCGCTATTGTCTTCACGCTGCTCCTAAAGTTTAATGCTGCGCAAGCATCAGGTCTGCTGCACTGGCCACATACATTTTCAATACAACCACTTTTATAAGGGGAGGAACTCAAATGATATATCTGCTTGATCATAGCGGTAAGGAAAGATGGTATTTCGAAGTGAATGAGGCAGGCTGGGCGTTCAGGCAGATTTTATTGGAGGAAGGTAAAGAGAGTAAGATATCTAATCAAAAGAAATATGATTTTTTCTTATCTGAGACAGAATTATCATTAGATGACGAGACATTGTTAAGAATTACTCAAGATGAATTTGAAGAAGTGTGGAATAGGATAAATAGAGATCAAACGCAGAGTTGGGTTGAATTGAAAAGCAAACTTCCATTGGGTACCAAAGTTACTGGCCCTATAGAGGTCCTCTACCCTCAAGGAGTAATTGTGAGCCTTCCTGATTTCGATACGTTAGCCATAGCGAATTATGAAGAATGTGCTGCAAATTATAAGAACCGGAACCTACATAAAGGTCTCTATGTAACAGCTGATATCATAGGGTACGACGAAGTGAATTATTGGTTTGTTGTAGGGAATCCGAGGATTATAGATATGCAGCAAAAGTTGCGATCGCAAGAAAGGACGTAATCATGAATAAATTTGCGGGAATAGGGTCTAGCACAGTGAAATATGCAATCCTGAATTTCTTACTGGTCATTACCAATTTATTCTTATATGCTTTAGGGCCGGAGGGCGGCGGGACCGGGGACCGGGAAGAAGGGTTGTATTTCTATCAGCTGTATATGGTCTGTCTTCTCATAGGGTTCGTTGTTTATGGTGTATGGTCAGTGACTTCAGGAAGACACAAGAAGAGCATCAGAGGCTTAACTGCGGTTCCGGTGATATTGTCTTCGGTTTGTATCGGCGGGCTGCTGATCTATTCAAACAGCAAGAACAAGAGAATGTATGATGGTGTCTGGTTAAATGATTCAGGTTCGGATGTCTTGGCACTTAACGCAGACTTTCTAATCTGGCTGATTTACTTCCTCCTGCTGTTTGCCGTTTGCATTAGTGTGCTGGGGATGATTACGAGAAATAAATGGGCGATACTTGGACTGCTGCTGAATTTGTCTTTGCTGTATCTGCATTTTCACGCGCTTGCGGCATGGATTTGAT encodes:
- a CDS encoding transposase, producing MLTKVIIYAYTQRIYSSRQIAKAVRESVPFM
- a CDS encoding transposase, with amino-acid sequence MTDTRCFQPHMEKSRQIFGKLPQTVIADAGYSSEENYAYLEKEKIQSVVKYGSYHKEKSRA